A part of Miscanthus floridulus cultivar M001 chromosome 6, ASM1932011v1, whole genome shotgun sequence genomic DNA contains:
- the LOC136459714 gene encoding large ribosomal subunit protein eL13z-like, producing the protein MVKHNNVIPNGHFKKHWQNYVKTWFNQPARKQRRRIARQKKAVKIFPRPTAGTLRPIVQCQTLKYNMKSRAGRGFTLEELKAAGIPKKLAPTIGISVDHRRKNKSLEGLQANVQRLKTYKAKLVIFPRRARKVKAGDSTPEELATATQVQGDYIPITRGEKRSVEVVKITDEMKAFAAYSKLRLERMNKKHLGARQKKAAEAEKEDKK; encoded by the exons ATGGTGAAGCACAACAACGTCATCCCCAACGGGCACTTCAAGAAGCACTGGCAGAACTATGTTAAGACATGGTTCAACCAGCCCGCCCGCAAGCAGAGGCGCCGCATTG CTCGTCAAAAGAAGGCTGTGAAGATATTCCCACGCCCAACTGCTGGTACTCTTCGCCCCATTGTTCAGTGCCAGACTCTCAAGTACAACATGAAGTCAAGGGCTGGGAGAGGCTTTACCCTTGAGGAGCTGAAG GCTGCGGGCATTCCAAAGAAGCTTGCTCCAACCATTGGCATTTCTGTGGATCACCGCCGCAAGAACAAATCCCTCGAGGGACTGCAGGCCAATGTCCAGAGGCTCAAGACATACAAGGCCAAGCTGGTTATCTTCCCAAGGCGCGCTCGCAAGGTCAAG GCTGGTGACTCTACTCCGGAGGAGCTTGCCACCGCTACACAGGTCCAGGGTGACTACATACCAATTACTCGTGGTGAGAAGCGCTCAGTTGAGGTTGTGAAGATTACAGATGAGATGAAGGCGTTTGCGGCCTATAGCAAGCTCCGACTTGAGCGAATGAACAAGAAACACCTCGGTGCCCGCCAGAAGAAGGCAGCTGAGGCGGAGAAGGAAGACAAGAAGTGA